The following proteins are co-located in the Leptospira selangorensis genome:
- a CDS encoding type II secretion system protein → MGPRAKGRIRSGFTLIELGVAVFLIGVMFALVLPSLVNLLTPGAQEEAMLLHDVVNFCFRRAKINQRTVYLQLNVDTETYTIIDMERDETGLKEVPVFQDRELPSSSAIVDVMDGRGYRYNTGKIRIPFSPMAVAEDFYIHLGPDPEITRTLIIKRYGGKSEIEDGEVVVSKEQLEEYKRSEQYGTSKF, encoded by the coding sequence ATGGGCCCGAGAGCGAAAGGCCGGATCCGTTCCGGCTTCACATTGATCGAATTGGGAGTCGCGGTATTCCTGATTGGTGTGATGTTCGCTCTTGTGCTTCCTTCTTTAGTTAATTTACTCACACCAGGTGCCCAAGAAGAAGCGATGTTATTACATGACGTTGTGAACTTCTGCTTTCGTAGGGCAAAGATCAACCAAAGAACAGTCTATCTTCAATTGAATGTGGATACTGAAACTTATACGATCATAGACATGGAAAGGGACGAGACCGGTCTAAAAGAAGTCCCAGTATTCCAAGATAGGGAGCTTCCAAGCTCTTCTGCAATCGTAGATGTAATGGATGGAAGAGGTTATAGATATAATACCGGAAAGATCCGAATTCCATTTTCTCCCATGGCAGTGGCGGAAGATTTTTATATCCACTTAGGTCCGGATCCTGAGATCACAAGAACTCTCATCATCAAACGTTATGGCGGAAAATCCGAAATAGAAGACGGGGAAGTTGTAGTTTCCAAGGAACAATTGGAAGAATACAAACGTAGCGAGCAATATGGCACGAGTAAGTTTTAA
- a CDS encoding prepilin-type cleavage/methylation domain-containing protein, producing MARVSFKRKNPLKKRQGFTILEMTLAFALAAGWLLYVLMVVSEGIRLKKVAALQIEATHLAKIKMAQIDSATILQADTSSGEIPGYKDWRFTTIIKEENLDLLKMAGKDSGKKPEDLLGGANSSMNQLIAKRTGNNQGSATGGLIAVFHIYVTIEYPTGGRDNQGIPVKEQYTIETYKARMN from the coding sequence ATGGCACGAGTAAGTTTTAAAAGAAAAAACCCTCTTAAAAAAAGACAGGGTTTTACTATTTTAGAAATGACCCTGGCGTTTGCACTTGCCGCAGGTTGGCTTCTTTACGTACTCATGGTGGTTTCAGAAGGGATACGGCTTAAAAAAGTCGCAGCACTTCAAATAGAAGCAACTCACCTAGCAAAAATAAAAATGGCCCAGATAGATTCTGCCACCATTCTACAAGCGGACACTAGTTCAGGAGAGATTCCAGGTTATAAAGACTGGAGATTTACCACCATCATCAAAGAAGAGAATTTAGATCTTCTGAAAATGGCAGGAAAGGATAGCGGTAAAAAACCTGAGGATCTACTAGGCGGCGCGAACTCCAGCATGAACCAACTCATCGCGAAAAGAACAGGTAATAACCAAGGTTCTGCTACCGGTGGGCTTATTGCAGTATTTCATATTTATGTAACGATAGAATATCCTACAGGCGGAAGAGATAACCAAGGGATCCCAGTAAAAGAACAGTACACGATCGAGACCTACAAGGCCAGGATGAATTGA
- a CDS encoding type II secretion system protein GspJ produces the protein MGIFSTHSISLKFLRKRRRSGFTLIELTIVAALLGVLLGMVFGTYATILKVTRPTSGSDGVDREKAISVIENIRSTLTMAFYFQTEKNLVFVSRKGRKSEDGPRHPGESTKDHFIVFAAVHPNSEEVALPEVREVEYYLKQKDGTDYYKLMRREDEIVDRYPFVGGQEYELLDNVKSLSFKFSKTGKEWEEEWDSFQRKSIPRLIRIEIIANMGNKERRFETLAFPGMLLK, from the coding sequence ATGGGAATATTTTCTACACATTCAATATCTCTCAAGTTTCTTCGAAAAAGAAGAAGGTCCGGATTTACATTAATAGAATTAACCATTGTGGCAGCGTTACTCGGTGTTCTACTCGGAATGGTATTCGGGACTTACGCCACTATCTTAAAAGTCACTCGTCCAACTTCAGGTTCGGACGGCGTGGATAGAGAAAAGGCGATCTCTGTTATCGAAAATATCCGTAGTACATTGACCATGGCATTCTATTTCCAAACGGAAAAAAATCTGGTCTTCGTAAGTAGAAAAGGACGCAAATCGGAAGATGGACCAAGACATCCCGGTGAAAGTACAAAGGATCATTTTATAGTATTCGCAGCAGTCCATCCTAACTCGGAAGAAGTCGCACTTCCGGAAGTAAGAGAAGTAGAATATTATCTAAAACAGAAAGACGGCACTGATTATTATAAATTAATGAGAAGAGAAGATGAAATAGTAGATCGTTATCCATTCGTAGGCGGGCAAGAATACGAGTTACTGGATAATGTAAAATCTCTCTCCTTTAAATTTTCCAAAACGGGAAAAGAATGGGAAGAAGAATGGGATTCCTTCCAAAGGAAAAGTATCCCTCGTCTTATCCGAATCGAGATCATTGCGAATATGGGAAATAAAGAAAGACGTTTTGAAACTCTTGCGTTCCCAGGGATGCTTCTGAAATGA
- a CDS encoding type II secretion system protein GspG: protein MKTGKKRRKGFTLIELAIVVAILGALMTIILVSVDFGGVSLETAKMKIKKDKQELRLHLERYASKFGSYPSEEQGLDALVERPTNGEIPETWIPMVSSKDSIKDPWKNPYKLRFDGAGEIQIITYGQDKAEGGEGLNSDFDITKEEQYPAQFSSASGAKK, encoded by the coding sequence TTGAAAACGGGAAAAAAACGGAGAAAAGGATTCACTCTTATCGAATTAGCGATCGTTGTCGCCATTTTAGGTGCTTTGATGACTATCATTCTTGTCAGTGTGGATTTCGGTGGAGTAAGCCTCGAGACCGCAAAGATGAAGATCAAAAAAGACAAACAGGAACTTAGATTACATTTGGAAAGATATGCTTCCAAATTCGGAAGTTATCCTAGCGAAGAGCAAGGTTTAGACGCATTAGTTGAAAGACCAACTAACGGAGAAATCCCTGAAACTTGGATCCCGATGGTAAGCAGTAAAGATTCTATAAAAGATCCATGGAAAAATCCATACAAACTCAGATTTGATGGAGCGGGTGAGATCCAGATCATTACTTATGGTCAGGATAAAGCAGAAGGTGGAGAAGGTTTAAACTCGGACTTTGATATCACTAAAGAAGAACAATATCCTGCTCAATTCTCTTCTGCATCCGGCGCTAAAAAATAA